Within the Microbacterium sp. 1S1 genome, the region ACGACGTCGTGACCGCGTTCCGCGAGGCGGCGACCCACCTCCTCGATGGCCGTCTCGAACCCGCCGTAGGCGGCGGGCACTCCGCGGGTCCCCACCATCGCGATCGTGAGGGGTGTCGAATTGCTCATCCGCTCAGTATGCCCCGCTGGGCTGCGCCATGACCTTCGCGGTGCGCCACATGATCTGCAGATCGTTCATGACCGACCAGTTCTCCACGTAACGCAGGTCGAGCCGCACGCTCTCGTCCCACGACAGGTCGCTGCGCCCCGAGACCTGCCACAGGCCCGTGATACCGGGCTTGATGTAGAGACGGCGGAACACGGTGCCGTCGTAGGCCGTGACCTCGCTGGGCAGCGGTGGACGCGGACCGACGACGCTCATGTCGCCGATCAGCACGTTCCAGAACTGCGGGAGCTCGTCCAGCGACAGCTTGCGCAGCACCTTCCCGACCCGCGTCACTCGCGGGTCGTCCTTCATCTTGAAGAGGAGGCCGGCGCCCTCGTTGTGCTCCTTGAGCGCCGCGAGCTGCTTCTCCGCGTCGGTCCGCATGGAACGGAACTTGACCATCTTGAAGGTTCGGCCGTCCCGCCCGACGCGCTCCTGGAAGAAGAACACCGGTCCGGGGGAGTCGAGCTTGATGAGCGCGCTGAGCACGGGGGTGAGCACCGCGATCGGGATCAACGCGACGGTGGCGACCACGACATCCAGGGCGCGCTTCAGCAGATGCACGCCGCCCTCATAGGTCGGGATCTTCACCTGGATCAGCGGGAGGCCGTCGACCTGCCGCAGAGAGATGCGCGGACCCGCCACATCGGTCAGGCGGCTGGAGAGCACGAGCTCGGCGGCGGTGCCCTCGAGCTGCCAGCTGAGCTGCTTGACGAAGTCGGGGGACCCCTCGGGGCGGCTCGCCACGATGATGGTGTCCGCCCCGAGCTGTGCCGCCGCCGCGGCGACGGTGTCCACATCGCCCACGACCGGATAGATGCTCTCCCCGATCCTGAGCGCGCCGGACGTGCGATCCAGCAACGTCGTCCCCACGACGTGATAGCCGTTCTCCCCGCCCTTCTGCAGGGAGTCGATCACATATTCGACGTCCTCGGTGGCGCCGACCACCAGTGTCCTCGACGCGAATCGTCCGGAGAGGCGCTGCCGCTGCAGCCAGCGGCGCCAGGTCCAGCGAGCGAAGAGGAGACCGAGCATGCCCACCGGGAGTGCGATGAAGAACAGCGGCTGCAGCCCTTCCCACTCCAGGAGCACGCCCGCGATGGCGGTGAGGCCGAAGGCGAGTCCCGCGGCGTGCGCGACGCGGCGGTACTCGGTGGCCCCGGACCCGAAGATGGCGGCGGCTCGGCTGTTGAGCGCCGACAGCATCAGGTACCAGGCGAGGCTCAGCAATACGGCGTTGCGCACGGCCTCGATCACCGTGACGCCGGTGATCAGTTGGACCGCCGCCGTCAGCGCGACCGCGATCAGGATGACAGCCGCATCCGTGATCCGCAGCCGCATCCGATAGCGACGCTCCCACTGACGGCGTCGTTCGAGCGTCGCCGACACGCGCGGCGTGCTCGCCGCAGGCGTCACCGACGCGGTTGCTCGCGGAGCCGTGATCGGCGTGAAACCCGTACGAGCGATGCTCAGAGCATCCTCGACGGAAGTCATGCCGAGGCCCCTTGAGCCGTGAATGTACGCAGATAACCCCAGTGCGCCATCGTTTCCCCAGTTTTCCCCAGACCGTGAACCCCACGTTCACGGACACGTCTGCGTCCCGACCCCTCGGGTCCTGCTGGTGCTCCGCGATCCCACATCGCGAAGGTCCTCCTCGTCGTCCCAACCGACGAGGGGTGCAGCAGGCACTGCAGACGTCCAACACTGTAGCGGATCCCGGCAGCGGACGGAAGCTCCACCCCGAGATGCGCGAGATCCGAGTTCCGGCATACCGCGCCTCCGCTGCCGCCGGCGCTAGTCTGTCGCGGTGACCGTGCCTCCCGCCTCGAGCCCTCGCCTCCACCTGCGTGCCATGGGCCCGCGTGATCCGGGACAGCCGCATCGTGCGGCGAGTCCGCTGGAGCTCTTCTTCGACCTCGTCTTCGTCGTGGCGGTGAGCATCGCCTCTGCCCAACTGCATCACGCCCTCAGCGAGGGAGACTTCCTCCACGGGATCACGTCCTACGCGATGCTCTTCTTCGCGATCTGGTGGGCGTGGATGAACTTCACCTGGTTCGCGACGTCGTTCGACACCGATGACTGGCCGTACCGCATCGCCACGTTCGTCCAGATGGCGGGTGTCCTCATCCTCGCCGCCGGAATCCCCCGGGCATTCGAACACGGAGACTTCACGCTGCCCGTGATCGGTTACGTCGTGATGCGCGTCGCGATGGTGGCGCAGTGGCTGCGCGCCTCCCGCTCCGGCGGCCCGCTCCGTTCCGTCGCGCGGCGCTACGCCCTCGGCATCGCCGCCGTGCAGGTGCTGTGGATCCTCTTCCTGCTGATCCCGTCCGGCTCCGTGCAACTCGTCGCGTTCGTCGTCTTCGCGCTGATCGAGGTCGGGGTCCCGGTGTTCGCCGAGCGCAAGCACCAGACCCCGTGGCATCCGCGCCACATCACCGAGCGTTACGGGCTGTTCACGCTCATCGTGCTCGGCGAGAGCCTTCTCGCCTCCGCCAACGCCATCATCGACGCCCTCGACGAAGTGGAGGTGCTGGGGCCCCTCCTCGCGATCTCCGCCCTGGCGTTCATCGTCACGGCGGCGTTGTGGTGGATCTACTTCTGGCCGCCCCACCACCGCGCCATCACGACCCTCGGCCATTCCCTGCGCTACGGCTATATCCACTATTTCGTGTTCGCGGCTGCCGCTGCCTTCTCCGCCGGTATCGAGGTCGAGCTGGACGTGATGACGGGGGAGAGCCACCTCGCCCCCGTGGCCGCCACCTTCACCGTGTCCGTACCGATCGCGGTGTTCCTCATCGGCGTCTGGTGGATCGCGATCCGGGACAACGCCGACCGCGTCGTCAACACGGTGATACCGGCAGGCGCACTCCTCGTCCTGCTCGACCCCTTCGTGCCCGTGCCGGTGGCGCTGACGGCGACGGTCATGGTCGCGATCGTGGTGGTGCTGGTGGCCCGTCCCCCGGTTCCCCATGGCGCGACCGTGACGGACGCCTGACCACCGTGGTCAGACGCTGGCGGCGAACAGGTCCAGACATTCGCGGCGCAGGCGGGCGATGGCGTCGTGATCCCCACGCAGATGCCGGATCAGCGTGTGATGGATCATGCCGTCGGTGAGCGCGTACGCGAACAGCGGGGTGAAGCGGCAGGG harbors:
- a CDS encoding sugar transferase, producing MTSVEDALSIARTGFTPITAPRATASVTPAASTPRVSATLERRRQWERRYRMRLRITDAAVILIAVALTAAVQLITGVTVIEAVRNAVLLSLAWYLMLSALNSRAAAIFGSGATEYRRVAHAAGLAFGLTAIAGVLLEWEGLQPLFFIALPVGMLGLLFARWTWRRWLQRQRLSGRFASRTLVVGATEDVEYVIDSLQKGGENGYHVVGTTLLDRTSGALRIGESIYPVVGDVDTVAAAAAQLGADTIIVASRPEGSPDFVKQLSWQLEGTAAELVLSSRLTDVAGPRISLRQVDGLPLIQVKIPTYEGGVHLLKRALDVVVATVALIPIAVLTPVLSALIKLDSPGPVFFFQERVGRDGRTFKMVKFRSMRTDAEKQLAALKEHNEGAGLLFKMKDDPRVTRVGKVLRKLSLDELPQFWNVLIGDMSVVGPRPPLPSEVTAYDGTVFRRLYIKPGITGLWQVSGRSDLSWDESVRLDLRYVENWSVMNDLQIMWRTAKVMAQPSGAY
- a CDS encoding low temperature requirement protein A; translated protein: MGPRDPGQPHRAASPLELFFDLVFVVAVSIASAQLHHALSEGDFLHGITSYAMLFFAIWWAWMNFTWFATSFDTDDWPYRIATFVQMAGVLILAAGIPRAFEHGDFTLPVIGYVVMRVAMVAQWLRASRSGGPLRSVARRYALGIAAVQVLWILFLLIPSGSVQLVAFVVFALIEVGVPVFAERKHQTPWHPRHITERYGLFTLIVLGESLLASANAIIDALDEVEVLGPLLAISALAFIVTAALWWIYFWPPHHRAITTLGHSLRYGYIHYFVFAAAAAFSAGIEVELDVMTGESHLAPVAATFTVSVPIAVFLIGVWWIAIRDNADRVVNTVIPAGALLVLLDPFVPVPVALTATVMVAIVVVLVARPPVPHGATVTDA